In one Leptospira stimsonii genomic region, the following are encoded:
- a CDS encoding LA_0442/LA_0875 N-terminal domain-containing protein, whose translation MSPKTLLFFFAFLFFAFPILAADIVRLKNGLIYRGKVILEDDEKILLAENEDFIRYINKDNVVSVTYEKPQEKGKNALAASDKSSTSPKTEPTHSNPYAGIAAPIEREPPHAGTQGNDTTIDVTHEIVSDFIWRGLSFSGEIANRRRNDSYPATTFVPSYQPTININTPLKGFMVQFWGNFQLTERNDRDNDGRFQLSPGGAGPAYPGQGNPFTAPNPDLANQSCVYDTQSNLMSGNLSTGPTCGGLTPRPYKEQNGMKRADGLFYAFYYTFEKTSWGKFTVGTWFYNTFNKNPGYVSAPLGGYNSLAAQGVTSSNNTSNQITRLAWQEYYIFWQLPFLSYVTPTISFYTQMSQENAGLAAGKNYLSLYMSHEYFSEKFFRITPAVNIGYAMSNNIVDNRNGIQDITSSLTFYFGKFFIKGNHVYRPNLYMYDTDNYYGATGGYVNRSSKDGLIVDPSKVNGPINQFLLDQIANSPLIPDAGDGSLRQAIRESYLLQKIPAHLFWFSIGFSHSF comes from the coding sequence ATGAGTCCGAAGACGTTGCTATTTTTTTTCGCATTTCTCTTCTTTGCATTCCCGATCCTCGCCGCGGATATCGTCCGTTTAAAAAACGGTCTGATCTATCGTGGAAAAGTAATTCTTGAAGATGACGAGAAGATACTCCTCGCGGAGAACGAAGATTTCATTCGTTATATCAATAAGGATAACGTCGTAAGCGTGACCTATGAAAAACCGCAGGAGAAAGGGAAGAATGCCTTGGCGGCTTCCGATAAATCTTCGACTTCTCCAAAAACGGAACCGACTCATTCGAACCCTTATGCGGGAATCGCCGCGCCCATTGAAAGAGAGCCGCCTCACGCAGGAACTCAAGGGAACGATACTACGATCGACGTGACTCACGAGATCGTCTCCGACTTTATCTGGAGGGGTTTGAGCTTTTCCGGAGAAATCGCAAATCGAAGAAGAAACGATAGCTACCCTGCGACTACGTTCGTACCTTCTTATCAACCTACGATCAACATCAATACTCCACTCAAAGGTTTTATGGTTCAATTTTGGGGAAACTTCCAGTTGACCGAAAGAAACGATCGGGACAACGACGGAAGATTTCAACTTTCTCCCGGAGGAGCGGGGCCAGCTTATCCGGGACAGGGAAATCCGTTTACTGCGCCTAATCCCGATTTGGCGAATCAAAGTTGTGTCTATGATACGCAGAGTAACTTGATGAGCGGTAACTTATCGACTGGACCTACCTGCGGCGGTCTGACCCCGAGGCCTTACAAGGAACAGAACGGTATGAAACGGGCTGACGGTCTTTTTTACGCATTCTATTATACGTTTGAAAAAACGAGCTGGGGTAAATTCACCGTAGGAACTTGGTTTTACAATACGTTTAACAAAAACCCCGGTTATGTTTCCGCTCCTTTAGGAGGTTATAATTCTCTCGCCGCGCAAGGCGTGACGAGTTCGAACAACACTTCCAACCAAATCACGAGGCTTGCCTGGCAGGAGTATTATATTTTTTGGCAACTCCCGTTCCTTTCATACGTCACTCCTACGATCTCTTTTTATACCCAGATGAGCCAGGAGAATGCGGGTTTGGCCGCTGGTAAGAATTATCTTTCGCTTTATATGAGTCATGAATATTTCAGTGAAAAATTCTTTCGGATCACTCCTGCCGTCAACATCGGCTATGCAATGTCGAACAACATCGTGGACAATCGAAACGGGATCCAGGATATCACGAGCAGTTTGACTTTTTACTTCGGAAAATTCTTTATCAAAGGCAATCACGTTTACAGACCGAATTTGTATATGTACGATACGGACAATTACTACGGCGCGACCGGCGGCTACGTCAACCGAAGTTCGAAGGACGGTTTGATTGTGGATCCGTCCAAGGTAAACGGTCCGATCAATCAATTCTTATTGGATCAGATCGCAAATAGTCCTTTGATTCCGGATGCCGGAGACGGATCTCTCAGACAAGCGATTCGGGAATCCTATTTGTTACAAAAGATTCCCGCGCATTTATTCTGGTTTAGCATCGGATTTTCGCATAGCTTCTAA
- a CDS encoding methyl-accepting chemotaxis protein: MSIRFRISLYLSLILLAGSLTITTINTITTYFKLTEDIRDSSSLIASRYAFEIQDFFDKALGGLRGLEFQLSHARPSREETIETLKDLAKTDPNYFGAWSVFEPGRFDSKDAQYINKTGYDATGRFVPYINKAAGPDKPLVLEPVVYYENQDASGYFYNIPKKTGRDFIADPFAYPVSGKEILMISVVKPVRRNGEIVGVVGMDITMENMQRMLAPIRPYQGEGYLSLISPGGFYAANGKEPGLVGKNIQDPEWKKKILEGSEKQDLQILKKDGSTHFFYAFLLGNYDKKWILEVSVPDRVFWSNLGKIILETVASSFITMIAIVIVFNLIFQKLITRGINTAISFSEEIASGNLVVNNSYERSDEIGKLLQSLDRMKNNIKGIIFEIKGSSESLNSTSDKMAESSKNFYDVAQEQASASEESSAAIEELAASAENVGDSMVKAISHMKDIDGNVVLLKEQIARINEEMKSLASLAGESQQQATTGESSMNQSTTAMDEIGDSASRINEILSIITDISEKTNLLALNAAIEAARAGEAGKGFAVVAEEISKLASQTSNSVQEIGQLVDSTNRAVMNGTSKVKEASGILAKLRSSVDMFGISAKNVLDSVNTQEKNTEKIHQSASSLMSFSLQIEEAVREQKRASEEITKTIVSISDGTQDIASGADDLTGFSGNMHKQSEGLLRLIGKFKISETE; the protein is encoded by the coding sequence ATGAGCATACGATTTAGAATTTCGTTATATCTTTCTCTCATTTTATTGGCAGGTAGTTTGACGATCACTACGATCAACACCATTACTACCTATTTTAAGCTTACGGAAGATATTAGAGACTCTTCATCTTTGATCGCGTCGAGATACGCTTTTGAGATCCAGGATTTTTTCGATAAGGCACTCGGAGGTTTAAGGGGATTGGAATTTCAACTTTCCCACGCGAGGCCGAGTAGGGAAGAAACGATCGAAACATTGAAAGACCTCGCGAAAACGGATCCGAATTATTTCGGCGCTTGGTCCGTATTCGAACCCGGAAGGTTTGATTCCAAAGACGCGCAGTATATTAATAAAACGGGATATGATGCAACGGGAAGATTCGTTCCTTATATCAATAAAGCGGCCGGACCGGACAAACCCTTGGTTTTGGAACCGGTGGTCTATTACGAAAACCAAGACGCGAGCGGTTATTTTTATAATATTCCCAAAAAAACGGGAAGAGACTTTATCGCGGATCCCTTTGCATACCCGGTTTCGGGTAAAGAGATTCTTATGATTTCGGTCGTAAAGCCCGTTAGGAGAAACGGTGAGATCGTCGGCGTGGTTGGGATGGATATCACGATGGAGAATATGCAGAGGATGCTCGCTCCGATTCGACCCTATCAAGGAGAAGGATATCTCAGTTTGATTTCACCGGGAGGTTTTTACGCGGCAAATGGAAAAGAACCGGGATTGGTGGGAAAGAATATTCAAGATCCTGAATGGAAGAAAAAGATTCTGGAAGGAAGCGAGAAACAGGATCTTCAGATTCTCAAAAAAGACGGATCTACTCACTTTTTCTACGCGTTCTTACTCGGAAACTACGACAAAAAATGGATTTTGGAAGTCAGCGTCCCGGATCGAGTTTTTTGGAGCAATTTGGGAAAAATCATCCTGGAAACGGTCGCTTCTTCTTTCATTACGATGATCGCCATCGTAATCGTATTCAATCTGATATTCCAAAAATTGATTACTCGAGGAATCAATACGGCCATTTCTTTTTCGGAGGAAATCGCCTCCGGAAATCTCGTGGTAAACAACAGCTATGAAAGATCCGATGAAATCGGAAAGTTACTTCAATCCTTGGATCGGATGAAAAACAATATCAAGGGGATCATATTCGAAATCAAGGGCTCTTCAGAATCTCTCAATTCAACTTCGGATAAGATGGCGGAATCGTCCAAGAATTTTTATGACGTGGCTCAAGAACAAGCTTCGGCCTCGGAAGAATCTTCGGCGGCCATCGAAGAACTCGCGGCTTCCGCGGAGAACGTCGGTGATTCGATGGTGAAGGCCATCTCTCATATGAAGGATATCGACGGGAACGTAGTTCTTCTCAAAGAACAAATCGCCCGGATCAATGAGGAAATGAAATCCTTGGCCTCGCTTGCGGGTGAATCGCAACAACAGGCGACCACAGGTGAAAGTTCTATGAATCAATCCACAACGGCGATGGATGAAATCGGGGATAGCGCATCAAGGATCAACGAGATTCTATCGATCATCACCGATATTTCCGAAAAGACCAACTTACTCGCGTTAAACGCCGCGATCGAGGCCGCGAGAGCCGGAGAAGCGGGAAAAGGTTTCGCCGTTGTCGCGGAGGAAATTTCCAAACTAGCTTCCCAAACTTCCAATAGCGTCCAAGAAATCGGCCAGCTTGTGGATTCCACGAATCGCGCCGTGATGAACGGAACGAGTAAAGTAAAAGAGGCGTCCGGGATTCTTGCAAAACTAAGAAGTTCAGTCGATATGTTTGGAATCTCCGCGAAGAACGTTTTGGATTCCGTCAATACTCAGGAAAAGAATACGGAGAAAATCCACCAGAGCGCAAGTTCTCTTATGAGTTTTAGTCTTCAGATCGAAGAAGCAGTTCGAGAACAGAAACGAGCTTCCGAAGAAATTACAAAAACGATTGTGAGCATTTCGGATGGGACCCAGGATATTGCGAGTGGAGCCGACGATCTCACGGGTTTTTCCGGTAATATGCACAAACAGTCGGAGGGATTACTTCGTTTGATCGGTAAGTTCAAGATTTCGGAAACCGAATAA
- the tmpT gene encoding thiopurine S-methyltransferase: MDANFWHQRWSNNEIAFHESEANPFLVKYFKELPVSKGSRIFVPLCGKTLDIAWLLSKGYRVAGAELSQIAIEQLFSGLGVEPTITKLGELDRYSAENIDIFVGDIFQLNEAALGTVHAIYDRAALVALPEEMRDRYTTHLMKITHNAPQLLICYEYDQTLIGGPPFSIQNEEVRKRYSDHYQLNLVETKEVPGGLKRVCPAEENVWLLQKK; encoded by the coding sequence ATGGATGCGAATTTTTGGCACCAAAGATGGAGTAACAATGAGATCGCTTTTCATGAAAGCGAGGCCAATCCATTCTTAGTGAAGTATTTTAAGGAATTGCCGGTATCAAAAGGAAGTCGCATATTCGTCCCGTTATGCGGTAAGACACTCGACATTGCTTGGCTTCTTTCGAAAGGATATCGGGTCGCGGGTGCCGAGCTGAGTCAGATTGCGATCGAACAATTGTTTTCCGGTCTTGGGGTCGAGCCTACGATCACAAAGCTCGGCGAACTGGATCGATATAGTGCGGAGAATATTGATATCTTTGTGGGCGACATCTTTCAATTGAACGAGGCCGCACTTGGTACGGTTCATGCGATCTATGATAGAGCCGCCTTAGTTGCGTTACCGGAAGAGATGCGAGATCGATATACGACGCATTTAATGAAGATCACGCACAACGCCCCTCAACTGTTGATCTGTTACGAATACGATCAGACTTTGATCGGAGGCCCTCCTTTTTCGATTCAGAACGAAGAGGTTCGGAAACGGTATTCCGATCATTACCAATTGAATTTAGTGGAAACGAAAGAAGTTCCAGGCGGCCTGAAAAGAGTTTGTCCGGCAGAAGAAAACGTATGGCTTTTGCAAAAAAAGTAA
- a CDS encoding PP2C family protein-serine/threonine phosphatase, whose amino-acid sequence MTWIKRFNRFRSGVLNPFTFFDREFNYSEAEAWKDQTRIDQSFIRLAFLLHFTMYPTLAIPEVRNSERGVLYLGIIFLINVMSLVLSFQEKFLSSVIQISNVAIIFLMMNLFHESFYSFQDLESLQIYNNYFLLISLIVIFQMFRLKKGSCFLTGVIAIALHIFFVSIKRIELGLDDFPRILFVPDVVYGLCIIIGTSSVIIVKRLISISSELDLEYKYIQQDLTVAKQVQENLFPGRLSIKGIRYEVMRITPNHIGGDFFDFVQLREGNTGIFLTDIAGHGIASALVASMVKIMVSTMPYILKVHPSRLMDYIDDSLQKQFQSYHASAIYMFLDFISKEITFSNAGHPYLIHGSFKKEFHEIETEGAILGFGIKKPIAEQVKLPLIEEDRFFLYTDGLIENKNEEGKQLGTEGLLEILNENRFEKDLIVFKAKVQKAVEKFFGNVALEDDTLFLIVEVE is encoded by the coding sequence ATGACTTGGATAAAACGATTCAATAGATTTCGATCCGGCGTCCTGAATCCCTTTACTTTTTTTGATAGGGAATTCAACTACAGCGAGGCGGAGGCTTGGAAGGATCAGACACGGATCGATCAGTCCTTTATTCGGCTTGCGTTTCTTCTTCACTTTACGATGTATCCGACTCTTGCGATTCCCGAAGTCCGAAATTCGGAAAGAGGAGTTTTGTATTTGGGAATCATCTTTCTGATCAACGTGATGAGTTTGGTTCTTTCCTTTCAGGAAAAATTTCTTTCCTCGGTGATTCAGATTTCAAACGTCGCAATCATCTTTTTGATGATGAATCTTTTTCACGAATCCTTTTATAGTTTTCAGGATTTGGAAAGCCTACAGATTTATAATAACTACTTCTTACTCATTTCTCTTATCGTAATCTTTCAGATGTTTCGTCTCAAAAAAGGCTCTTGTTTTTTAACGGGAGTCATCGCGATCGCACTGCATATTTTTTTCGTTTCCATAAAGAGGATCGAACTCGGTTTGGACGATTTTCCGAGAATTCTCTTTGTTCCCGATGTCGTCTATGGCCTTTGTATCATCATCGGAACGTCCTCGGTGATCATCGTAAAACGATTGATCTCGATTTCTTCCGAGCTCGATCTCGAATACAAATACATTCAACAGGATCTTACCGTCGCAAAGCAGGTTCAGGAAAATCTTTTTCCGGGACGACTGAGCATCAAAGGAATCCGATACGAGGTGATGAGAATTACTCCGAATCATATCGGAGGTGATTTTTTCGACTTCGTTCAATTAAGGGAAGGAAACACAGGAATCTTTCTAACCGATATTGCAGGACACGGTATCGCTTCCGCGTTGGTCGCTTCGATGGTAAAAATCATGGTCTCTACGATGCCATATATTCTCAAAGTCCATCCCTCCCGCTTGATGGATTATATAGACGACTCTTTACAAAAACAGTTTCAATCGTATCACGCTTCCGCAATTTATATGTTTCTGGATTTTATTTCAAAGGAGATTACCTTTTCCAACGCCGGACATCCATATCTGATACACGGATCTTTTAAGAAAGAGTTCCATGAAATCGAAACAGAAGGTGCGATCCTCGGGTTCGGGATTAAAAAGCCGATCGCCGAACAGGTAAAACTTCCTCTCATAGAAGAGGATCGATTCTTTTTATACACCGACGGGTTGATAGAAAACAAGAACGAGGAAGGAAAACAGCTTGGAACGGAAGGCCTTTTGGAAATATTGAATGAGAATCGTTTCGAAAAAGATCTGATCGTCTTCAAAGCCAAAGTGCAGAAAGCGGTGGAGAAATTTTTTGGGAACGTAGCACTGGAGGATGACACCCTCTTTCTCATTGTGGAAGTGGAGTAA